The nucleotide window CTCCCTGTCCTCACAAAGTGCAATCAGAGCGTCTGTAATATCCCGGATACAGTtctgcaatcacacacacacacattcacattcacagacacaatatGACAGGAAATTGAATCATGTTTGtaatcatcaccatcacctaAGCATCAAGCTATCTTTGCTAACAACAGGGTGATTTGTGATTGTGTAAAAATGGtggttaaatattttaaagcaaTAATTAGGGAAGAGACAGTATAATCAGTTATGGTACGACGCGTGTCTTCCACTAGGTTGCCAATTCCTAATTAGAGTGTGTGCGAACATTTTATCCACTCTGCACAAGAACAAAGGTCCCTCCCAGGGAacttgtttgttatttttttggcTACAGTCACACTCACAACTACTACTGCATGAGTGCAATGTCAGATTAAATAGTGGGCAGCAAATTAGTGCgacagataaaaagaaaataacacttTATATTACGTTATCCACCACATGGGACCGTCCTGAATCtataatgtttgtattttgtgatcACCTTGCAATAGATGGTACCTTGGTCTTGATACTCATGAGATATGTTTGTACTTTtctttgaaatataaattttcTGTTGTCTGTCCTTCAAAGATTAAAATTTTGGCTTCActcatgtatttttctgtataGTGTCCAACAATCGTCACTCAAAATATGTGATGTACGTAGGTCCTGAAACACTCAGAAGCTGATTTTGTTCTTCAAGAAATACAGTAATGTCTTTGTTTGCAaaacaataatgttttcatttttgctgtAGCTGCATTTATGTGTTATCATGCATTTCTTTTGCATTGTCCTCCATCTTAACTGATATAAATGATGGTCTACCAGTGAATCTACAGGTCTCCTTACCCTATCAAAGGTGTTGATGTGCTCCTCAATGCTCCTCTCCATGAATCCATTCATCCTCTGGATGTGCTGCACCATCTTCCTCAGAGATGGACTCGGAAAGTAGCGAAACACAGGGAAAAAATCGGCCAGATTCCCTGCTGCAAAGATCCTCAGGACCTCGTTGTTGATGTGGACAATAGTGAGAAACTCCTTATCATTGTAGTCATACCTTTTCCCAAAACAGAGGGCACACACAACATTTGCCACTGAGGTTACCAAAGGTATCACTGGATCTATGCCCATCACATCTTGGCCCATTTCCCTTTTAGCAGCAACCTGCTCCCGAATCACCTCCACCATCTCAGCAGCCTCCGCACAGACATGCTCCTCCAGCAGGCAGGTGGCACCGGACCCCCTGGGCTCAGTCTGGGAGAAAGACCTGAGGGCGTTCTTGCACAGCTTCTTATGGAGCATCCAGGCCGGTCCGTACTTCTCACTGAAGGTCATACTGGTCCCGTTGGCCAcagcagaaaatgtgaaaaggtcAGGCCGCCCTGCAAAAGCATCCCCCTGTTGGACCAGTGCCTGTCTGATGGTGGCGTATCCACTCAGGACCACAACAGTCAAAGAGCCCAGACGCATCTGAGGTACAGGAATGACCACGTGATAGAATGAGCAAATACCTCATCATTAGACCatcttaaatgttttcacacatttaactCTATATACCTTGAAAACATCACCATATTGGAGCCTCAGACGTGTTAGAGAAAGATGAATCTGGTCCCCCATCTGGAGCAGGTTACCGACAAGGGGCCACGGTGTGGGgccaggaagaggaggatatttAGTGTGGTCCAATTGGGAGGTGTGTTGGTGGCTCTTTCGGCCCCTGAGGGCCATCAGGAGGAGGGTGAGAAGACACAGACCGACAGTGACACTAGAAATAGAAGCGCATGGGTTCTCCTTGATGGGCAGAATCCCAAACGTGGGTTTCATCTTGCTTGGTAAACTGCAAATACTGAGACATAGAGGATGGAAGTGAAAACGTAT belongs to Hippoglossus stenolepis isolate QCI-W04-F060 chromosome 9, HSTE1.2, whole genome shotgun sequence and includes:
- the LOC118114502 gene encoding cytochrome P450 1A1, with the protein product MKPTFGILPIKENPCASISSVTVGLCLLTLLLMALRGRKSHQHTSQLDHTKYPPLPGPTPWPLVGNLLQMGDQIHLSLTRLRLQYGDVFKMRLGSLTVVVLSGYATIRQALVQQGDAFAGRPDLFTFSAVANGTSMTFSEKYGPAWMLHKKLCKNALRSFSQTEPRGSGATCLLEEHVCAEAAEMVEVIREQVAAKREMGQDVMGIDPVIPLVTSVANVVCALCFGKRYDYNDKEFLTIVHINNEVLRIFAAGNLADFFPVFRYFPSPSLRKMVQHIQRMNGFMERSIEEHINTFDRNCIRDITDALIALCEDREENKETSVLSNSQIIHTVIDIFGAGFDTIIAGLQWSLLYLIKFPDVQDRIQQEIDDHIGTARLPRFSDKTKMPYTEAFIYEVFRHASYVPFTIPHCTTRNITLNGYFIPKDTCVFINQYQVNHDVDQWGDPDAFRPERFLGPSGLLNKELTEKVLIFGMGKRRCLGDGFARLEMFVFLTTLLHGLRIENVPGQELDLSTDFGLTMKPRPYSITISSRF